A single region of the Pseudorhodoplanes sp. genome encodes:
- a CDS encoding VWA domain-containing protein yields the protein MAKSPIDTPAPVLGRGETAPVSSRPEIDAFLAQVKKLQPSVASGQRGRLIFALDATMSRQPTWDSACHLQAEMFKEAGAIGGLDVQLVYYRGLAECRASQWVSQPERLASLMERIDCRGGHTQIGRILGHARKEGEGRKVQAVVFVGDAMEEPIDDLCAAAGELGLLGVPVFMFQEGAEPVAERAFREIARLSRGAYCRFAPGAAHELAELLRAAAAYAAGGLKALSDLSARKNAGAQLLLRQMS from the coding sequence ATGGCAAAATCCCCGATTGACACGCCCGCGCCTGTTCTGGGCCGGGGAGAGACAGCGCCGGTTTCATCGCGGCCGGAGATCGACGCCTTCCTCGCGCAGGTCAAAAAACTCCAGCCCAGCGTCGCATCGGGCCAGCGCGGCCGTCTGATCTTCGCCCTCGACGCTACCATGAGCCGCCAGCCGACCTGGGACAGTGCCTGTCACCTGCAGGCGGAGATGTTCAAGGAGGCGGGAGCCATCGGCGGCCTGGATGTGCAACTGGTCTATTACCGCGGGCTTGCCGAATGTCGGGCCTCGCAATGGGTTTCGCAGCCCGAGCGCCTGGCTTCGCTGATGGAAAGGATCGATTGCCGCGGCGGGCATACCCAGATCGGCCGCATCCTTGGCCACGCCCGGAAAGAAGGCGAAGGCCGCAAGGTGCAGGCGGTGGTCTTTGTCGGCGACGCAATGGAAGAGCCGATTGATGACCTCTGTGCCGCCGCCGGCGAACTCGGTTTGCTGGGCGTGCCGGTCTTCATGTTCCAGGAAGGCGCCGAACCGGTAGCCGAGCGCGCGTTCCGCGAAATCGCGCGGCTGAGCCGCGGCGCCTATTGCCGCTTCGCACCGGGCGCCGCGCATGAGCTTGCCGAACTGCTCAGGGCCGCCGCAGCCTATGCGGCGGGCGGCCTGAAGGCCCTGTCCGACTTGTCGGCGCGCAAGAATGCCGGCGCGCAATTGTTGCTGCGGCAGATGAGCTGA
- a CDS encoding GlsB/YeaQ/YmgE family stress response membrane protein — protein sequence MGIIWTIIIGFVAGVIAKFIMPGDNNEPSGFILTTILGVVGAFVATYLGQAIGWYQAGEGAGLIGAIVGAVIVLAIWGMVAARRSHA from the coding sequence ATGGGCATCATCTGGACGATCATTATTGGCTTCGTTGCGGGCGTGATCGCGAAATTCATCATGCCGGGCGACAACAACGAACCTTCGGGATTCATTCTCACCACCATTCTCGGCGTCGTGGGCGCGTTTGTTGCCACCTATCTCGGGCAAGCGATCGGCTGGTATCAGGCGGGTGAGGGCGCCGGATTGATTGGCGCCATTGTCGGTGCCGTCATCGTGCTCGCCATCTGGGGAATGGTCGCCGCCAGGCGCAGCCACGCCTGA
- a CDS encoding SPOR domain-containing protein has protein sequence MYCVTVGASPRLRGALSALLAGLVVLAVTTDPADARWRKKRSTSSASSSSITYNPQYAAIVVDANNGDILHSANPDSLRHPASLTKIMSLYLLFERLEAGKIKLDTQLEVSAHAATQAPSKLGLRPGQTISVQDAIMALVTKSANDIAVVIAEALAGSEDEFAKQMTRKARALRMSKTIYKNASGLPDDDQVTTARDQALLGIAIQERFPRYYQYFSTRKFTFRGRNIGNHNRLLGRVEGVDGIKTGYTRASGFNLVTSVRRGGRHIVATVLGGKTASQRDARMRELIEARIVEASTKKTAPKPVEVAAAPEAKPVRVAAAAVPIPEPKPDVTTGARAESEAARVDPTKPIPLAPQPQAGSTEPIKPRLVKTLTVRPGSTQVAAVAPLALFSPEPITAQTANQAPAEVTNPVRTESAAKTESAAKEEKPLSPPPGARPGVLGVLTAKDLAAAKEPANKPAKAATVAPSDVTASAPTPGKPASRESKPRSGWIIQVGAFPDEDEARQKLSNAKTTAPKLLSDADPFTERVSKGDKTLYRARFAGFKQHEAQAACRYLKQNDFVCMAIRN, from the coding sequence ATGTATTGCGTAACGGTCGGCGCCTCTCCCAGGCTTCGCGGTGCACTTTCGGCTTTGCTTGCCGGTCTTGTCGTCCTGGCTGTGACCACCGACCCTGCCGACGCCCGCTGGCGAAAGAAACGCAGTACCTCGTCGGCGTCGTCATCCAGCATCACTTACAACCCGCAATACGCGGCCATCGTGGTCGATGCCAATAACGGCGACATCCTGCATTCCGCCAATCCTGACAGCCTGCGCCATCCGGCCTCGCTGACGAAAATCATGTCACTCTATCTGCTGTTCGAGCGGCTGGAGGCCGGCAAGATCAAGCTCGACACGCAACTCGAAGTGTCCGCGCACGCCGCCACGCAGGCCCCTTCGAAGCTCGGCCTGCGCCCCGGACAGACGATCTCGGTGCAAGACGCCATCATGGCGCTGGTGACGAAATCCGCCAACGATATCGCCGTCGTGATCGCCGAAGCTCTGGCCGGTTCGGAAGACGAATTCGCAAAGCAGATGACCCGCAAGGCGCGCGCGCTGCGCATGAGCAAGACCATCTACAAGAACGCCTCCGGTCTGCCCGACGACGATCAGGTGACCACCGCGCGCGACCAGGCGTTGCTTGGAATTGCCATCCAGGAGCGCTTCCCGCGCTACTATCAATATTTCTCGACGCGCAAGTTCACCTTCCGTGGCCGCAATATCGGCAACCACAATCGGCTGCTCGGGCGCGTTGAAGGCGTCGACGGCATCAAGACCGGCTATACGCGCGCTTCAGGGTTCAATCTTGTCACCTCGGTGCGGCGCGGCGGCCGTCACATCGTCGCGACGGTCCTCGGCGGTAAAACCGCCAGCCAGCGCGACGCCCGCATGCGCGAGCTGATCGAGGCGCGAATCGTCGAGGCCTCGACGAAGAAGACTGCGCCGAAGCCGGTCGAAGTCGCGGCCGCTCCGGAGGCCAAGCCCGTCCGTGTCGCTGCTGCTGCCGTGCCGATCCCAGAGCCAAAACCGGATGTCACGACGGGCGCGCGTGCCGAGAGCGAGGCTGCGCGCGTCGACCCGACAAAGCCGATCCCGCTGGCACCGCAACCGCAAGCCGGCTCCACCGAGCCGATCAAACCGCGCCTCGTCAAAACGCTGACGGTGCGTCCGGGATCAACGCAGGTCGCCGCCGTGGCGCCGCTAGCCCTCTTCTCCCCCGAGCCAATCACCGCGCAGACTGCAAACCAGGCGCCGGCCGAGGTTACCAACCCGGTGCGCACCGAATCCGCGGCCAAAACCGAATCCGCGGCCAAAGAGGAGAAACCCCTGTCGCCGCCGCCCGGCGCACGTCCCGGTGTGCTCGGCGTCCTGACGGCCAAGGATCTTGCAGCGGCCAAGGAGCCGGCGAACAAACCGGCCAAGGCCGCCACTGTTGCGCCGAGCGACGTCACCGCATCAGCGCCGACGCCCGGCAAGCCCGCGTCCCGCGAATCCAAGCCGCGCAGCGGCTGGATCATCCAGGTCGGTGCCTTCCCCGATGAAGACGAAGCCCGACAAAAGCTGAGTAATGCCAAGACCACGGCGCCCAAACTGCTCAGCGACGCCGACCCGTTCACCGAACGGGTGAGCAAAGGCGACAAGACCCTCTACCGGGCGCGCTTTGCCGGATTCAAGCAGCACGAGGCGCAGGCTGCCTGCCGTTATCTAAAACAAAACGATTTCGTGTGTATGGCTATCAGGAATTGA
- a CDS encoding YidB family protein → MNSRGYPSMTALLGLLAVLGYQNRDKIADLLRNMNQGGGAAAGDNPAQGQQGGLGNLGGLLGGLSAGTLLNGGLSELLDQFTQSGQRDAAESWIGTGPNKDVAPTDLKKALSPDVLQQLSQATGLSQDELLSRLSRELPAAVDKYTPEGRIVAA, encoded by the coding sequence ATGAACAGCCGCGGTTATCCCTCGATGACGGCCCTGCTCGGGCTGCTCGCTGTCCTGGGCTATCAGAACCGGGACAAGATTGCCGATCTTCTCCGGAACATGAACCAGGGCGGCGGTGCCGCAGCCGGAGACAATCCGGCGCAGGGACAGCAGGGCGGGCTTGGCAATCTCGGCGGCCTGCTCGGCGGATTGAGTGCCGGCACGCTGCTCAACGGCGGCCTCAGTGAACTGCTCGACCAATTCACCCAGTCCGGCCAGCGAGACGCCGCCGAATCCTGGATCGGCACAGGTCCCAACAAGGACGTCGCACCGACTGATCTGAAGAAAGCGCTGAGCCCGGACGTGCTGCAACAGCTCAGCCAGGCCACCGGATTGAGCCAGGATGAATTGCTCTCGCGGCTGTCGCGCGAGCTTCCGGCGGCCGTCGACAAATATACACCCGAGGGCCGTATCGTCGCGGCCTGA
- a CDS encoding DnaJ domain-containing protein, translated as MPGLLLGLAVLIIGLWALHVFSKADPKQLVPIMRTGGGIVALGGAALLAVRGQFGLALPLGFAGLSLLGWLPGLASYSQRTQKSGGQVSRVRSAFVEMELDHDTGAMRGRILAGKHEGVPLDALDLPTLLATLPDIDEESRALLMAYLDRREPGWREHADRGADAGTVPPRTGKMTEEEAYQILGLQPGAGRKDIGRAHRALMKKLHPDQGGSTYLAARVNEAKDILLRRHRT; from the coding sequence ATGCCGGGTCTTTTGCTTGGTCTTGCCGTTTTGATCATCGGCCTGTGGGCGCTGCACGTCTTCAGCAAGGCCGATCCCAAACAACTGGTGCCGATCATGCGTACCGGCGGCGGCATTGTCGCCCTTGGCGGAGCGGCGCTTCTGGCCGTGCGCGGCCAGTTTGGACTGGCGCTGCCGCTCGGTTTTGCCGGCTTGAGTCTTCTGGGCTGGCTTCCCGGATTGGCGAGCTACAGCCAGCGCACGCAAAAGAGCGGTGGGCAGGTCTCGCGCGTGCGGTCGGCCTTTGTCGAGATGGAGCTCGACCACGATACGGGCGCCATGCGCGGGCGGATACTGGCCGGCAAGCACGAAGGCGTGCCGCTGGATGCACTGGACTTGCCGACCTTGCTCGCGACACTGCCCGATATCGACGAGGAAAGCCGGGCGCTATTGATGGCTTATCTTGATCGCCGGGAGCCCGGATGGCGTGAACACGCAGACCGAGGTGCGGACGCGGGGACGGTGCCGCCGCGTACCGGAAAAATGACGGAGGAGGAGGCCTATCAGATCCTTGGCCTGCAGCCGGGGGCGGGGCGGAAGGACATCGGCCGCGCTCACCGGGCGCTGATGAAGAAACTCCATCCCGACCAGGGGGGGTCGACGTATCTCGCGGCGCGCGTCAATGAAGCTAAGGACATCCTTCTTCGGCGTCATCGCACCTGA
- a CDS encoding phasin family protein, producing MIKNFDEIQQLQKENVDVALKSFGAVSKGTQAIALEIADYSKKAFEDSAAAFEKLLGVRSLEKAIELQQTYLKDAYEGFVSKATKVGELYADLAKETYKPYEGLFGKATAK from the coding sequence ATGATCAAGAACTTCGATGAAATTCAGCAATTGCAGAAAGAGAATGTGGACGTCGCGCTGAAATCCTTTGGCGCCGTCTCCAAGGGCACGCAGGCCATCGCCCTTGAGATCGCCGACTATTCCAAAAAGGCTTTTGAGGATAGCGCCGCGGCTTTTGAAAAGTTGCTCGGCGTCAGGTCGCTCGAGAAAGCAATCGAGTTGCAACAGACCTATCTGAAGGACGCGTATGAGGGCTTCGTATCCAAGGCGACGAAGGTCGGCGAATTGTATGCCGATCTCGCCAAGGAAACTTACAAGCCTTACGAAGGTTTGTTCGGGAAGGCGACGGCAAAGTAA
- a CDS encoding VWA domain-containing protein, which produces MLFTRFARNSDGGAAPLLALALLPLMAATGAAIDYSRANSTRTAIQSALDATGLMLSQEAATLSTADLGPKATTYFRSLFNRPEAKNVSLSHEFSSPQQGSFSLKLTGSAQVPLIFASILGQSELAISATSEVLWGIKKLNLALALDNTGSMASNGKMSALKTAAHNLLDTLQAAEKVPGDIKVSIVPFATDVNVGTQNVNSDWIDWTDWEARNGSCSTYGSSQSKCLANGGTWTPKNHSNWNGCVNDRDQNNDVLNTAPAGTAATMFRAHQASNCPVPMMPLSQTWSGLHSKIDAMTPTGNTNVTIGLAWAWQALSPVAPMNAPAPQPDLDKVIIVLTDGQNTQNRWSSSTSSIDSRTQEICENAKADNIKIYTVRVIDGNGTLLKNCATKPDMYYDVDEADQLNVVFKSIAQNLANLRIAK; this is translated from the coding sequence ATGTTGTTCACCCGTTTTGCCCGGAACTCGGACGGCGGCGCCGCTCCCCTGCTGGCCCTGGCGCTCCTGCCACTGATGGCGGCGACCGGCGCGGCGATCGACTACAGCCGCGCCAATTCGACCAGGACCGCCATCCAGTCGGCGCTCGACGCGACCGGTCTGATGCTGTCCCAGGAAGCAGCCACGCTGTCCACGGCTGATCTCGGGCCCAAGGCGACGACCTATTTCAGATCGCTGTTCAACCGGCCCGAAGCCAAGAATGTTTCGCTCAGTCACGAATTCAGTTCGCCGCAGCAAGGCAGCTTCTCGCTCAAGCTGACCGGCAGCGCGCAGGTGCCGTTGATTTTTGCGAGCATTCTCGGTCAATCGGAGCTGGCAATCTCGGCGACGAGCGAAGTGCTCTGGGGCATCAAGAAGCTCAATCTGGCGCTGGCGCTCGACAACACCGGCTCGATGGCGTCGAACGGCAAGATGTCGGCGCTGAAGACCGCGGCACACAATCTGCTCGACACACTGCAGGCGGCTGAGAAGGTTCCCGGCGACATCAAGGTGTCGATCGTGCCCTTCGCTACCGACGTTAATGTCGGGACCCAGAACGTGAACAGCGACTGGATCGACTGGACCGACTGGGAGGCGCGCAATGGCAGCTGTTCCACATACGGCTCCTCGCAGAGCAAATGCCTCGCCAACGGTGGAACCTGGACACCGAAGAATCACAGCAACTGGAACGGCTGCGTCAATGACCGCGACCAGAACAACGACGTGCTGAACACCGCGCCGGCGGGAACGGCCGCAACCATGTTCCGCGCGCATCAGGCGTCGAACTGTCCGGTGCCGATGATGCCGCTGAGCCAGACCTGGAGCGGTCTGCACAGCAAGATCGATGCGATGACACCCACCGGCAACACCAATGTCACGATCGGCCTCGCCTGGGCCTGGCAGGCGCTGTCGCCGGTGGCGCCGATGAACGCGCCGGCGCCGCAGCCCGATCTCGACAAGGTCATCATCGTGCTCACCGACGGCCAGAACACGCAAAACCGCTGGAGCTCATCGACTTCCTCGATCGATTCCCGCACGCAGGAAATCTGCGAGAATGCCAAGGCCGACAACATCAAGATCTACACGGTGCGCGTGATCGACGGCAACGGCACGTTGCTGAAAAACTGCGCAACCAAGCCCGACATGTATTACGACGTCGACGAGGCCGATCAGCTCAACGTCGTCTTCAAATCGATCGCGCAAAACCTCGCAAATCTGCGCATCGCGAAATAA
- a CDS encoding division plane positioning ATPase MipZ — protein sequence MLFQSSKGPNKSASVVVVGNEKGGSGKSTTAVHVAIALLKAGQRVATIDLDSRQKSFTHYIENRRSWAKRNRLDLELPTHFYVDRVEGVRADENEAAEFSSFARTIAEIEHSHDFVVIDTPGTDAYLMRLAHAMADTLITPLNDSFVDFDVLGTVDPQTYALTGISHYAEMVREARRQRRKVDQEDTDWIVVRNRLSTLGSRNKRLIAEGLNELGLQLGFRCAEGFAERVVYREFFPRGLTALDTIDESTLGTRPNMSHVTAREEVQRLLAALKLPIDEKGRRRAAARTEWFASLDKPLEIHDLLE from the coding sequence ATGTTGTTTCAGTCCAGCAAGGGGCCGAACAAATCCGCTAGTGTTGTCGTGGTTGGCAATGAGAAGGGGGGATCGGGCAAGTCCACGACCGCCGTTCATGTTGCCATCGCGTTATTGAAGGCCGGCCAGCGGGTCGCGACCATCGACCTCGACTCGCGTCAGAAGAGCTTCACCCACTACATCGAGAACCGCCGATCCTGGGCGAAGCGCAACCGTCTCGATCTGGAACTGCCGACCCATTTTTATGTCGACCGTGTCGAAGGGGTGCGTGCCGACGAGAACGAGGCGGCGGAATTCTCTTCCTTCGCGCGCACCATCGCCGAGATCGAACACAGCCATGATTTCGTGGTGATTGATACGCCCGGTACGGACGCCTATCTCATGCGGCTCGCGCATGCGATGGCGGATACCCTGATCACCCCGCTTAACGACAGCTTCGTTGATTTCGACGTGCTCGGCACCGTCGATCCGCAGACCTACGCGCTGACCGGGATCAGCCACTACGCCGAAATGGTGCGCGAGGCGCGCCGCCAGCGCCGCAAGGTGGACCAGGAGGACACCGACTGGATCGTGGTCCGCAATCGCCTTTCCACTCTCGGGTCGCGCAACAAGCGGCTGATCGCCGAGGGTTTGAACGAGCTTGGTCTGCAGCTTGGCTTTCGCTGCGCCGAGGGTTTTGCCGAGCGGGTGGTCTACCGCGAGTTCTTCCCGCGCGGCCTGACGGCGCTCGACACCATCGACGAATCCACGCTCGGCACCCGGCCGAACATGTCGCACGTCACGGCGCGCGAAGAGGTTCAGCGGTTGCTGGCGGCCCTGAAACTGCCGATCGATGAAAAAGGCCGGCGGCGAGCGGCAGCCCGCACCGAATGGTTTGCATCCCTCGATAAGCCCTTGGAAATACACGACTTGCTGGAATAG
- a CDS encoding TadE/TadG family type IV pilus assembly protein, with translation MTITSFIACWRGRLRDFRQAQGGNVAIIFGLAAIPVVGLMGAAADYSRANSAKAAMQAAVDATVLMLSKEVSGLTTAQLNDKAFKYVVANFNRPDAKNIVVTPAYSQATSELTLLGEATLDTHFVSLLGKESMSVSATSTAKWGNSRLRVALALDNTGSMASSNKMVALKAAAHKLLNQLEKAATKPGDVYVSIIPFAKDVNVGPGNPTDPNWTAPDWVDFGDRGSWLGWDSRNGKCKNNDWKTSWGGHVRTNCDSEWTPNNHNTWNGCVADRDEDYDVNNTPPSTQPKLTETLFPAEQHNACPVPLLPQTYNWADLHAKIDAMTPTGNTNTTIGLEWGWHSLSQNAPLNAPPIVNSGGITTQKIIIFLTDGENTQNRTSTNRSTIDARMKKACQNAKSDNIVLYTVLVMEGNESLLKECASADSDKPVGPKFFKLTSSDQLVTTFEQIGTALSALRIAN, from the coding sequence ATGACCATCACCTCATTCATTGCATGCTGGCGCGGCAGACTGCGCGACTTCAGGCAGGCGCAGGGCGGCAACGTCGCCATCATTTTCGGACTCGCGGCGATCCCGGTCGTTGGGTTGATGGGCGCGGCGGCCGATTACAGCCGCGCCAATTCCGCCAAGGCCGCCATGCAGGCGGCGGTCGACGCGACGGTGCTGATGCTGTCGAAAGAGGTCTCCGGCCTCACTACAGCGCAGCTTAACGACAAAGCCTTCAAATATGTCGTGGCCAATTTCAACAGGCCCGACGCAAAGAACATCGTCGTCACACCGGCCTATTCACAGGCGACGTCGGAGCTCACGCTGCTCGGCGAGGCGACGCTCGACACCCATTTCGTGAGCCTGCTCGGCAAGGAGTCGATGTCGGTCAGTGCCACCTCAACCGCCAAGTGGGGCAACTCGCGGCTGCGTGTGGCGCTGGCGCTGGACAATACCGGCTCAATGGCCTCCAGCAACAAAATGGTCGCTCTCAAGGCTGCGGCGCACAAGCTTCTCAATCAGCTCGAGAAAGCGGCTACCAAGCCCGGCGACGTCTATGTGTCGATCATTCCGTTCGCCAAGGACGTCAATGTCGGACCCGGCAATCCCACGGATCCGAATTGGACAGCGCCGGACTGGGTGGATTTTGGCGACCGCGGAAGCTGGCTGGGCTGGGACTCAAGAAACGGCAAATGCAAGAACAACGATTGGAAAACCAGTTGGGGCGGTCATGTCCGAACCAATTGCGATAGCGAATGGACGCCGAACAACCACAACACCTGGAATGGCTGTGTCGCCGATCGCGACGAGGATTACGACGTGAACAACACGCCGCCATCGACACAGCCAAAGCTCACGGAAACGCTGTTTCCGGCGGAGCAGCACAATGCCTGCCCGGTTCCCCTGTTGCCGCAGACCTACAACTGGGCCGATCTGCATGCGAAGATCGACGCCATGACGCCGACCGGCAACACCAATACGACCATCGGTCTGGAATGGGGCTGGCACTCGCTGTCTCAGAATGCGCCGCTCAATGCTCCACCCATCGTCAACAGCGGCGGCATCACCACGCAAAAGATCATCATCTTCCTGACCGATGGCGAAAACACCCAGAACCGCACGAGCACCAATCGCAGCACGATCGACGCGCGGATGAAGAAGGCTTGTCAAAACGCGAAGAGCGATAACATCGTGCTCTATACGGTGCTGGTGATGGAGGGCAACGAAAGCCTGCTGAAAGAATGCGCGAGCGCAGATTCTGACAAGCCGGTCGGCCCTAAATTCTTCAAGCTGACATCGTCGGATCAGCTCGTCACTACCTTCGAGCAGATCGGAACGGCGCTCTCGGCGCTGCGCATCGCGAACTGA
- the clpS gene encoding ATP-dependent Clp protease adapter ClpS: MADDKKGRGDPGAPGTAVITKTKPQTKRPNLYRVLLLNDDYTPMEFVVHVLERFFNKDREAANQIMLHVHHHGIGECGVYTYEVAETKVTQVMDFARKHHHPLQCVMEKK; encoded by the coding sequence ATGGCTGACGACAAGAAGGGGCGGGGAGATCCTGGCGCACCGGGCACGGCGGTCATCACCAAGACCAAGCCGCAGACCAAAAGGCCCAATCTCTACCGTGTGTTGCTGCTGAACGACGACTACACGCCGATGGAATTCGTGGTGCACGTGCTGGAACGCTTTTTCAACAAGGATCGCGAAGCCGCCAACCAGATCATGTTGCATGTGCATCACCACGGGATCGGCGAATGTGGCGTCTATACGTATGAAGTCGCAGAAACAAAAGTGACGCAGGTGATGGACTTTGCCCGCAAACATCACCATCCTTTGCAATGCGTCATGGAGAAAAAGTGA
- the clpA gene encoding ATP-dependent Clp protease ATP-binding subunit ClpA, whose amino-acid sequence MPSFSRSLEQSLHRALALANERHHEYATLEHLLLALIDDSDAAAVMRACNVDLDKLRRNLISYLENELENLVTEGSEDSKPTAGFQRVIQRAVIHVQSSGREEVTGANVLVAIFAERESHAAYFLQEQDMTRYDAVNYISHGIAKRPGMSESRPVRGVDDETDTKTGDDSKKKGDALDAYCINLNKKAKDGKIDPLIGRDAEINRTIQVLCRRQKNNPLLVGDAGVGKTAIAEGLARRIVHGEVPDVLKSSTVFSLDMGTLLAGTRYRGDFEERLKQVIKEIEATPDAIMFIDEIHTVIGAGATSGGAMDASNLLKPALAQGTLRCIGSTTYKEYRQYFEKDRALVRRFQKIDVNEPSVPDTIEILKGLKPYFEDYHKLKYTNDAIKAAVELSARYIHDRKLPDKAIDVIDESGAAQMLLPESRRKKTIGIKEIETTISTMARIPPKTVSKDDAEVLQHLETTLKTTVYGQDRPIEALAASIKLARAGLREPEKPIGCYLFSGPTGVGKTEVAKQLAKALGVELIRFDMSEYMERHTVSRLIGAPPGYVGFDQGGLLTDGVDQHPHCVLLLDEIEKAHPDLFNVLLQIMDHGKLTDHNGKQVDFRNVILIMTTNAGAADLAKGTYGFTRNKREGDDVEAINRLFAPEFRNRLDAIVTFNHLSEEIIKQVVDKFVLQLEAQLADRNVTIELSEEASRWLVANGYDELMGARPMSRIIQEHIKKPLADEVLFGRLKAGGHVRVILVKEEDGKEKLGFEYLEGPVTPKPEKIPVKRARAKRAAAPRKPKPSGPKGGGSGPSGPGRGSVPKVPLVKA is encoded by the coding sequence ATGCCCAGTTTTTCGCGCAGCCTGGAACAGTCGCTTCATCGGGCGCTCGCGCTCGCCAATGAACGCCATCACGAATACGCGACGCTGGAACACCTGCTGCTGGCGCTGATCGACGATTCGGATGCCGCGGCGGTGATGCGCGCCTGCAACGTCGATCTCGACAAGCTGCGCCGCAACCTGATCTCGTATCTGGAAAACGAACTGGAGAACCTCGTCACCGAAGGCTCGGAGGATTCCAAGCCGACCGCCGGCTTCCAACGCGTGATCCAGCGCGCCGTCATCCATGTGCAATCATCCGGCCGCGAGGAAGTCACCGGCGCCAATGTGCTGGTCGCGATCTTCGCCGAGCGCGAAAGCCATGCCGCGTATTTCCTGCAGGAGCAGGACATGACGCGCTACGACGCGGTCAATTACATCAGCCACGGCATCGCCAAGCGGCCGGGCATGTCGGAATCACGTCCCGTGCGCGGCGTCGACGATGAGACCGACACTAAGACTGGCGATGACAGCAAGAAGAAGGGCGATGCGCTCGACGCTTATTGCATCAACCTGAACAAGAAAGCGAAGGACGGCAAGATCGATCCGCTGATCGGCCGAGATGCCGAAATCAACCGCACCATCCAGGTGCTGTGCCGCCGCCAGAAGAACAACCCGTTGCTGGTTGGCGACGCCGGCGTCGGCAAGACCGCCATTGCGGAAGGCCTCGCCCGCCGTATTGTGCACGGCGAGGTGCCGGACGTGCTGAAAAGCTCGACCGTGTTTTCACTCGACATGGGTACGCTCTTGGCCGGTACGCGCTATCGCGGGGACTTCGAAGAGCGCCTGAAGCAGGTGATCAAGGAGATCGAGGCGACGCCGGACGCGATCATGTTCATCGACGAGATCCACACGGTGATCGGCGCCGGCGCCACCTCCGGCGGGGCGATGGACGCATCGAACCTGCTCAAGCCGGCTTTGGCGCAGGGCACGCTCCGCTGCATCGGTTCGACCACGTATAAAGAGTATCGGCAATATTTCGAGAAGGACCGCGCGCTGGTGCGGCGCTTCCAGAAGATCGACGTCAACGAGCCGTCGGTGCCGGATACGATCGAGATCCTCAAGGGCCTCAAGCCGTACTTCGAGGACTATCACAAGCTCAAATACACCAACGACGCCATCAAGGCAGCGGTGGAATTGTCGGCGCGCTATATCCATGACCGCAAATTGCCGGACAAGGCGATCGACGTGATCGACGAGTCGGGCGCGGCGCAGATGCTGCTGCCGGAGAGCCGCCGCAAGAAGACCATCGGCATCAAGGAGATCGAGACCACGATCTCGACCATGGCGCGCATCCCGCCGAAGACCGTCTCCAAGGACGACGCCGAGGTGCTGCAGCATCTCGAGACCACGCTGAAGACCACGGTCTATGGTCAGGACCGGCCGATCGAGGCGCTGGCGGCCTCGATCAAGCTCGCCCGCGCCGGTTTGCGCGAGCCGGAAAAACCGATCGGCTGCTATCTGTTCTCGGGTCCGACCGGCGTCGGCAAGACCGAAGTTGCCAAGCAGTTGGCCAAGGCGCTGGGCGTCGAACTGATCCGCTTCGACATGTCCGAATATATGGAGCGGCACACGGTATCGCGTCTGATCGGCGCGCCTCCCGGTTATGTCGGCTTCGACCAGGGCGGCCTGCTAACCGATGGCGTCGACCAGCATCCGCATTGCGTGCTGCTGCTCGACGAGATCGAGAAGGCGCATCCGGACCTGTTCAACGTGCTGCTGCAGATCATGGATCACGGCAAGCTCACCGACCATAACGGCAAGCAGGTAGATTTCCGCAATGTCATCCTGATCATGACGACCAATGCGGGCGCCGCCGACCTCGCCAAGGGCACGTATGGCTTTACTCGCAACAAGCGCGAGGGCGACGACGTCGAGGCGATCAACCGGCTGTTCGCGCCGGAATTCCGCAACCGTCTCGATGCCATCGTGACCTTCAACCATCTGTCGGAAGAAATCATCAAGCAGGTGGTGGACAAGTTCGTGCTGCAGCTCGAGGCGCAGCTCGCCGACCGCAACGTCACCATCGAGCTCTCGGAGGAGGCGTCGCGCTGGCTGGTGGCGAACGGCTACGACGAATTGATGGGCGCGCGGCCGATGTCGCGCATCATCCAGGAGCACATCAAGAAGCCGCTCGCCGACGAGGTGCTGTTCGGCCGGCTGAAGGCCGGCGGCCATGTCCGCGTCATCCTCGTCAAGGAAGAGGACGGCAAGGAGAAGCTCGGCTTCGAATATCTGGAGGGGCCGGTCACGCCGAAGCCCGAAAAGATTCCCGTCAAGCGCGCGCGCGCGAAGCGCGCGGCGGCGCCGCGCAAGCCGAAGCCGTCCGGACCAAAGGGCGGCGGCTCGGGCCCCTCCGGGCCGGGCCGCGGCTCGGTGCCGAAAGTGCCGCTGGTAAAGGCGTAA